From a region of the Cucumis sativus cultivar 9930 chromosome 6, Cucumber_9930_V3, whole genome shotgun sequence genome:
- the LOC101214155 gene encoding probable inactive purple acid phosphatase 29: MSMPVLSPLFLILLFSLTFPPTKSTAVQRNHPVRLTFGKDGEFKILQVADMHYANGKDTPCEDVLPQQISSCSDLNTTAFLRRMILAEKPDFIVFTGDNIFGFDTADAAKSLNAAFAPAIASNIPWAAVLGNHDQQSTLSRKGVMKHIIGLKNTLSKVNPSEVKTIDGFGNYNLEVGGVKGSDFENKSVLNLYFLDSGDYSTVPRIVGYSWIKPSQQFWFQLTSAKLKRAYMDKPFPQKTAAPGLTFFHIPLPEFSNFDASNYTGVRQEEISSPPVNSGFFTAMVEAGDVKAVFTGHDHLNDFCGLFTGINLCYGGGFGYHAYGKAGWSRRARVVVANLERTAKGNWGSVKSIRTWKRLDDKHLTRIDSQVLWNKSSLGGDL, encoded by the exons ATGTCTATGCCCGTGCTCTCTCCCCTGTTTCTGatccttctcttctctctcactTTTCCGCCGACCAAATCCACCGCCGTTCAACGGAACCACCCGGTGCGACTGACATTTGGGAAAGATGGGGAGTTTAAGATACTTCAAGTGGCGGATATGCATTACGCTAATGGCAAAGATACCCCGTGTGAGGATGTTCTTCCCCAACAGATTTCTTCTTGCTCTGACCTCAACACCACCGCCTTTCTTCGCCGGATGATTCTTGCTGAGAAACctgatttcattgtttttacTG GGGACAATATCTTTGGATTCGATACAGCGGATGCTGCAAAATCATTAAATGCTGCATTTGCTCCAGCAATTGCTTCCAACATTCCTTGGGCTGCTGTTCTGGGGAACCATGACCAACAATCTACTCTTTCTAGGAAAGGAGTAATGAAGCATATTATTGGGTTGAAAAATACTCTTTCTAAGGTTAATCCTTCAGAAGTGAAGACAATTGATGGATTCGGGAACTACAATCTTGAGGTAGGTGGGGTGAAGGGATCTGATTTTGAGAACAAATCTGTTCTAAATCTATATTTCCTTGACAGTGGTGATTACTCCACAGTTCCTAGGATTGTTGGCTATAGCTGGATTAAACCTTCTCAACAGTTTTGGTTTCAGCTTACTTCTGCCAAGCTCAAG AGAGCATACATGGACAAGCCATTCCCTCAAAAGACTGCAGCACCTGGGTTAACATTCTTCCACATACCATTGCCAGAGTTTTCAAACTTCGATGCATCGAATTACACAGGTGTTCGACAAGAAGAGATCAGCTCTCCTCCTGTGAATTCTGGTTTCTTTACCGCCATGGTTGAAGCAGGAGATGTAAAAGCAGTATTTACAGGCCATGATCATCTCAATGATTTCTGTGGGTTGTTTACTGGGATTAACCTTTGCTATGGTGGAGGATTCGGGTACCATGCTTATGGGAAGGCTGGGTGGTCTAGGAGAGCTAGAGTGGTGGTAGCTAACTTGGAAAGAACAGCTAAAGGAAATTGGGGAAGTGTTAAATCTATCAGGACATGGAAACGCCTTGATGATAAACATCTCACACGCATTGATAGTCAAGTTCTTTGGAACAAGAGCTCTCTTG GTGGCGATCTTTGA